The Candidatus Eisenbacteria bacterium nucleotide sequence CGGGCTCGCGATCGTGCTCGGCATCTACCAGACGTTCGAGACCATCGACGTCGACGCCACGGATCGGCTGCGGGGATGAGCGAGTCGCACGTCGCGCAGGCGCCGTACGTGGCGCTGATCCCGCTCCTGCCGCTCGCGGGCGCGATCGTGCTCGGCTTCTTCGGCGAGCGGATGCAGGCGCGGCTCGGCAAGCAGGCGATCGGAACGCTCGCGGTCGCGACGGTGACCGCGTCGTTCGTGCTCTCGCTGGTGGCGTTCCTGCAGCTCGTCGGCATGGAGGAGCACGCGCGCGAGGGCGGGCTCCTGGTGACGCTGCTGCCGTGGATCCACGTCGGTACGCTCCACGTCGACCTGGCCTTCCAGGTGGATCCCCTCTCGTCGGCGATGATCCTGGTCGTGACCGGGATCGGCGCGCTCATCCACCTCTACGCGACCGCGTACATGCACGAGGATCCCGCCTTCTGGCGGTTCTTCGCGTACATGAACCTCTTCATCTTCGCCATGCTGACGCTCGTCCTGGGCGACAGCCTGCTGCTCATGTTCGTCGGTTGGGAGGGCGTGGGCTTCTGCTCGTGGGCTCTCATCGGCTTCTGGCACCAGGAGCTGCCGAACACGACCGCCGCGAACAAGGCGTTCATCTTCAACCGCATCGGCGACTTCGGTTTCGTGCTGGGGATCTTCCTCATCTTCTGGAGCCTCGATGCGCACGGCCACGCGACGCTCGTCTTCCGCCAGATGCGCGAGCACGCGCACCTGCTGGACGGGATGCAGCTCTGGGGCTGGCCGGTCGTGACGCTCATCACGCTCTTCCTCTTCGTCGGCGCGACCGGGAAGTCGGCGCAGATCCCGCTCTACGTCTGGCTGCCGGACGCGATGGCCGGCCCGACGCCGGTCTCGGCGCTGATCCACGCCGCCACCATGGTGACGGCGGGCCTCTACATGATCGCGCGGATGAATTTCCTGTTCTCGATGTCGCCGGCGACGCTCCACGTCGTCGCGATCATCGGCGCCGCGACGGCCGTCGTCGCCGCGACCATCGCGATCACGCAGAACGACATCAAGAAGGTGCTCGCGTACTCCACCGTCTCGCAGCTCGGCTACATGTTCCTCGCCATGGGCGTCGGCGACTACGTGGCCGGCATGTCGCACGTGATCACGCACGCGTTCTTCAAGGCGTGCCTCTTCCTCGGCTCGGGCAGCGTCATCCACGCGATGCACCACGAGCAGGACATGCGGAAGATGGGCGGGCTCCGCCCGTACATGCCGCGGACGTTCTGGACGTTCCTGGTCGCGACGCTCGCGATCGCCGGCGTGCCGGGTCTCGCGGGCTTCTGGTCGAAGGACGAGATCCTGTGGATGGCGTACGCGAGCCCGCTCGGCGGCACGGCGCTCTGGCTGACGGGCGTCGGCGTCGCGGCGCTCACCGCGTGCTACATGTTCCGCCAGGTCTACATGACCTTCTTCGGCGAGCCGCGCTGGGCCGGGCACGACGCCGGGCACGGGCACGGCGTCGCCCACGCGGCGCACGACGGCCACGGCCACGGCGGTGGCCACGCGACGCCGCACGAGTCGCCCTGGCAGATGACCGTGCCGCTCGTCGTGCTGGCGATCGGCGCGGTCGCAAGCGGCCTGATCTGCCTGCCGCACTGGATGCCGTTCTCCGGCCTCCTCGACCACTGGCTCGAGCCGGTCGTGAAGATGCCCGAGGAGATCGCCCACTGGAAGCACGAGGCCTACTCGCTGACGGTCGAGTGGGCGGTGATGGCGGTGTCGGTCATCGGCGCCTTCGCGGGAATCGCGCTCGCGACCCTGGTCTTCAAGACCGGGACGATCCCGCCCGAGCGGTTCAGCAACCTCGCCGGCGGCTGGCTCTACCGCGGCTCGCTCGACAAGTGGTGGGTCGACGAGCTGTACGAGGCCACCGTGCTGCGCGCGACGCTGGTGCTGACGCGCGTGCTCGCCTGGTTCGACGCGACGATCATCGACGGCATCGTGAACGGCGCTGCCGCCCTCGTCCGCGTCGTGTCGCGCGTCGAGGGGCTCTTCGACAACTACGTCGTCGACGGCGCCGTCAACGGCGTCGCCAACGGCACCTTCGCGATCGGGCGGCGCGTGCGGCTGATCCAGAGCGGCGCCATCAGCGCCTACCTCTTCGTCGTGGTCGCGGGCGTGCTCGGCGGAGTGCTGGCATACTACTACCTGGCGTTCGCCGGAACGCCCTAGGAAAGCGACGAATGGAACACTTGCTCTCAGGGATGGTCTTCTTCCCGCTCGTCGGAGCGGCGATCGTGCTGTGCCTGCCCTCGAAGCAGGTGGGCCTCATCCGAGGCACGGCGACGGCGTTCACGATTCCCGGCCTCTTGGGCGCGTTCTCGCTCTTCCAGCGCTTCAACCCCGAGGGCGGCTTCCAGTTCATCGAGCGGGCGGCGTGGATCCCCGCCTACAACATCGAGTACTTCGTCGGCGTCGACGGCATCAGCGTCACCATGGTGCTGCTGACGGCGCTCCTCTCGACCCTCTGCATGGTCGCGTCGTTCGGGATCGAGAAGGCACCGAAGGGCTACTTCGCGCTCTTCCTGCTGCTCGAGACCGGCATGATCGGCACCTTCGTCGCGCTCGACTTCTTCCTCTTCTACGTCTTCTGGGAGGTGATGCTGCTCCCGATGTACTTCCTCATCGGGATCTGGGGCGGCCCGCGGCGCGAGTATGCGGCGATCAAGTTCTTCCTCTACACGCTGCTCGGCTCGGTGCTGATGCTGGTCGCGCTGCTCTACCTCTACTTCACGCCGACGCCGCACAGCTTCGACATGACGAAGCTCGGCGTGCTGGTGGCCGACAAGATTCCGCTGAAGGTGCAGATGGTGCTGTGGCTGGCGCTCTTCATCGGCTTCGCGATCAAGATTCCCGCGTTCCCCTTCCACACCTGGCTGCCCGACGCGCACGTGGAAGCGCCCACGGCCATCTCGGTCATCCTGGCCGGCGTGCTCCTGAAGATGGGGACGTACGGCATCCTGCGGATCAACTACGGCATCCTCCCGGCGGCGACGCTGGCGCCGATGTCGGACCTCGTCCCGGGCCTGGGCGGCCTCAGCGTCGCCTTCGTCGTGCTCGCCGCGCTCGGCACGTTCAACATCATCTACGGCGCCCTGTGCGCCATGGCGCAGCAGGACCTGAAGAAGCTGGTCGCGTACTCCTCGATCAGCCACATGGGCTACGTGATGCTCGGCATGGCCGCCTTCACCGACCAAGGCATCAACGGCGCCGTGCTGCAGATGTTCAACCACGGCACGATCACCGCCATGCTGTTCCTGCTGGTGGGCGTCATCTACGACCGTGCCCATCACCGCGACATCAACGGCTTCGGCGGCCTCGCGTCGATCATGCCGCGCTACACGTTCGTCACCGGCTTCGCGTTCTTCGCCGCGATGGGCATCCCCGGGCTCTCGGCCTTCATCTCCGAGGTGCTCGTGCTGCTCGGGGCGTGGAAGGTCTATCCGCTGCTCACCGTCATCGCCGCCAGCGCCGTCGTGCTGACGGCGGGCTACATGCTGTGGGCGCTCCAGCGCATGTACCTGGGCGCGCCGAACCCGAAGTACGCGGACAAGGGCTGGGAGATCAACGGCCGCGAGATCTTCACGCTGGTGCCGCTCGCGATCATCGTGCTCGTGCTCGGCATCTACCCGAAGATCATCCTCGACATGCAGGATCCCGCGCTCCGGCAGCTGAACACGCACGTCACCAGCGCCTCGCAGCCCGCCGCACGGGCCATGCGGGTCGCGTCGGTCGGCGAGTAGGCCGGATGGACTCGACGCAGAGCCTCGCCTGGTTCGTCCCCGAGCTGATCCTCTCGGGGACGGTGCTCGTGCTCATCTTCTTCGACCTCATCGCGGTTCAGCGCGACGAGCGCGCGAGCGGCGTCGGCATCGTGGCGCTCGCCGGCGCGATCGCCGCCGTCGTGACGTCGCTCGCCCTCTGGGGCGCGGCGCCCACCTGGCTCTTCGGGCGCATGATCGTGCTCGACCCGTTCGCGGTCTTCTTCAAGGTGCTGCTCGGCCTCTCGCTCGTGGCCGCGATCCTCATGTCGCTCGGCTCGCGCGAGGTGGCGGGGCGCGCGAACGAGGGCGAGTACTACACGCTGCTCGTCTCGAGCGGCCTCGGCATGCTGCTGATGGCGTCGGCGGGCAATCTCTTGATGGCGTACCTGTCGCTCGAGTTCGTGAGCCTCACGTCGTACGTGCTGACCGGCTTCCTGCGTCACAACCGGCGCTCGGGCGAAGCGGCCCTCAAGTACCTCATCTACGGCGGCGTCGCGTCGGGCGCGATGATCTACGGCATGAGCTGGATCTTCGGCCTCACGGGCTCGATGGACTACGGCGTCATCGCCCAGCGTGTGGTCGCGCTCGACGCGCAGAGCCAGGGCGCGCTCTTCGTGGCGCTGCTGCTCGTGCTCGCGGGCTTCGGCTACAAGATCTCGGCGGTGCCGTTCCACATGTGGGCGCCCGACGTCTATACCGGCGCGCCCATCCCCGTGACGGCGTTCCTCGCCGTCGGCTCGAAGGCCGCGGGGTTCGCGATCCTCCTGCGCTTCTTCAACTTCGGCATCGGCGACGCGGCCGAGTCGGTGGTGCCCGGTGGCGTGGCCTTCCTGTCGCTCTTCATGGCCATCTGCTTCCTCACCATGACGCTCGGGAACCTGGCCGCGCTGCCGCAGCAGAACGTCAAGCGGCTGCTCGCGTACTCGTCGATCGCGCACGCGGGCTACGCGCTCCTCGGCGTGGTCGTGTTCCGCGAGGAGGGCGTGCGCGCCGCGCTCGTGTACCTCGCGGTCTACTACCTGATGAACCTCGGCGCCTTCTGGGTGGTCATGCTGGTCGCGAACCAGACCGGGCGCGAGGACGTCGAGAGCTACCACGGGCTCGCCTGGCGCGGCGGGGCGGCGCCGGCGGTCGCGCTCACGGTCTTTCTCGCCTCGCTCGCCGGCCTGCCGCCGCTCGCGGGCTTCATCGGCAAGTTCTACGTGTTCGCGGCCGGCATCCGCGGCGGCGCGGTGGCCCTGGTCGTGGCCGGCGCGCTCAACAGCGTCGTGTCGCTCTACTACTATTTCCGGATCGTGAAGGCGATGTTCTTCGAGGAGCCGACGGTGGACGAAGCGACGCTGCAGTTCCCGCCCTTCGGCGTCGGCGCCCTCGTCGCCCTCGCCACACTGACGATCGTGCTCGGCGTGTACTTCGGCCCGCTCTACGACGTGGCCGGCACGGCGATGCACGTGTTCCGCGGCTGACGGGGCACCTCGATGGCCGGTGGCGTCCTCTACGTCGTCGCCACGCCGATCGGGAATCTCGAGGACGTGACCCTGCGCGCCCTGCGCGTGCTGCGCGAGGTGGACGTCGTCGCCGCCGAGGATACGCGCCGCACGCGCGTGCTGCTCCAGCACCACGGGATCGCGAAGCCGCTCGTCGCCTACCACGACGCCGTCGAGCGCACGCGCGCGCCGGGCCTGGTGGAGCGGCTGCGGCGCGGCGAGAGCGTGGCGCTCGTCTCGGACGCGGGCACGCCGGGGATCGCCGACCCGGGCTATCACCTCGTCCGGCAGGCCCTCGTGGCGGGCGTGCGCGTCGTGCCGATCCCCGGGCCGTCGGCGGTGGCGGCCATCACGTCGGTCGCCGGGCTCCCCGTCGACCGGTTCGCGTTCGAGGGGTTCTTGCCGAACCGCTCGGCGGCGCGCCGCCGGCGCCTGGGGGAGCTGGCGCGCGAGGCGCGAGCGCTCGTCTTCCTCGAAGCGCCGACGCGCGTCGTCGCGATGCTGGACGACGCCCTGGGCGCGCTCGGCGATCGCGAGGCGGTGGTCGGGCGCGAGCTGACCAAGCTCCACGAGGAGATCCTGCGGGGCCGCCTCTCGGACGTGCGCGCGGCGCTCGCGGGCCGCGCGAAGGTGCTGGGCGAGCTCGTGATCGTGGTGACAGGCGCGCCGGACGCGGCCGCGGGTGGCACACCCCTCGACCTCGACGCCCAGATCCGGCGGCTGCGCGCCGAGGGGCTCGGCGTCCGCGACGTCGCGGCGCGGCTGGCGGCCGAGACGGGCCGGCCCCGCCGCCAAATCTATCAGCGGGCGCTCGAGCTCCAGCGCGGCGGAGCGGCCTGAGTCGGGCGTCCGAGCGCGAAGGTCGGCGCACGCGGCAGCAGCTCGAACTGGTGCGTGCCGGGCTCCAGCGTCGGCAGCGCGAACGCCAGCGTCCGCCAGTCCGCCCGCAGCGGCTGCACGCCCACCGGCGTGCCGTCGATCAGCAGCTCGAGCCGGTTGGCCGCCATCGCGACCCCATCGAGATGCGTGCGGGCGACGAGCTTCAGGACGGCGCTGCGGCCGTTTCGCACCTCGACCCACTGCTTGCCGAGGGTCGGCGCCAACAGCGTGTACTCCGTCGCGCCCGCGGTCGGCGGAATGAGTCCATCGTCGTCGATCTCGACCGCGAACAGCGAATCGTGATTCTGGGGCAGGCCGTCCGGTTTCGCGCCATCGAGCCGTGAAGGCGAGGGAAGGGCGATCCGGCTGCCGGTGGCGGCCGAGACGCAGATCGCCATCAGGATGGCGGGCGTCGCGAGCAGGAGCCGCCGCGTGACGGCGGGCCGGGGAGCCGGAGCCAGCGCGACCCAGGCGGTCCCGAGCAGCAGGCTCGCCGTCACGTCCGTCAGCCAGTGGCGGGCAAGGACGACCCGCGTCACGGCGACGGCGAGCACGTACACACATCCGCCGACCGCCAGAGCCGCGCGCAACGGTCCGACGCTTCCATGGGGATCGCGGGGTGGTGCCAGGCGCCACGCGGTTCCGAAGCACAACGCCGCGTTCATCACGTGGCCGCTCGGAAAGCTGTCGCCCACGACGTTCCACGGTAGCGCCGCAGGCCGAACCCGGTGGAAGACGGCCTTCAGGGCCCAGGCGAGGACCAGTCCGACCGCAAGCTGGACGAGGATCGCAGCGATCCGCCACGCGTCCTCGCCGCGCCGAAGCGCGAGGACGATTCCAGCCACCACCAGGGCCGCACCGACGAACGGCGCGGCGTGCGTGACGGCCACGAGCGCCCGTGCGGCCTCGCTCGTCTGGAGGGAACGAGCGGCCGAGCCGACGTACGCGTCCAGCCACTCGAGCCGTCCGTCCAGGAGCAACGTCTGGACGCCGAAGCCGAGGAGCGCGGAGATGCCGAGAACGACGTGCCTCGGACCCGGCACCCGGTCGTGTCGTTCCGAAGGCACCGCCATGATCTTAGCGGCTGGATCCTGTAGGCCGCGTGAAGGCGCCGGGCCTGCGCGGTCGCGGGTTGAGATCGAGCGCCGGCTGGGCGAGAAGGAGCCCGCCATGGCGATCGTCGTCACGCGGGACTTCGACAAGACGCGCGAGCAGCTCACGGGCTGGCTCGCGCGGCGGCTGCCGGCGGGCTCGCGACCGGCGCTCTCGGCGCTCGAGATCCCGCAGGGCGCAGGCCACTCGAACGAGACGCTCCTCTTCGAGGCGACGTGGACCGAGAACGGCGCCGAGCGCAGCCAGCGCTTCGTCGCGCGCGTGAAGCCGTCGGGCAGGGCAGTCTTCCCCGAGTACGACATGCGCCTCCAATTCGACTGCATGGACGCGCTGCGGAAGCGCACGCGCATTCCGGTGCCGCACTGCGTGTGGTTCGAGGAGGACGCGTCGGTGGTCGGGCAGCCGTTCTACGTGATGGAGCGCGTCGACGGGGTGGTGCCGTCGGACAATCCGCCGTTCGCGGTCATGGGCTGGCTCGCCGAGGCGTCGCCCGAGGACCAGGCGAAGCTCTGGCGCCGCTCGCTCGAGGTGCTGGCCGATCTCCACGCGCTCGACTGGCGTGCGATCGGGCTCGGCTTCCTCGATCGCCCGCAGTACGGCACGACCGGGTTCGAGCAGCAGCTCGGCTACTACGCCGACTACCTGCCGTGGGCGAAGGCCGGCGTGTCCCACCCGCTCCTCGACGACACCTTCGCGTGGCTCCAGGCGAACAAGCCGCGGGACCTCGGCCCCGTCGTCCTCAACTGGGGCGACGCGCGCATCTCGAACATGATGTACCGGGATTTCACGCCGGTCGCCGTCCTCGACTGGGAGATGGCGTGCACCGGCCCGGCCGAGGTCGACCTGGCGTGGTTCTGGTACATCTCGTACTTCCTGACCGAGGGACTCGGCATCCAGAACCTGCCGGGCTTCCCCGATCGCGCCGGGCACGCGGCGATCTACGAGTCGATCACCAAGCGGCCAGTCCGGAACCTCGACTATTTCGAGGTGTGGGCGGCCTTCCGCTTCGGCGTCGTCATGGTCGCGATCGACGAGATGATGCGCGTCCACGGCGTCGACCTCGGCGCAGCCTCGCCGTCGGGTCTGGCGCTCGGCGCCCTCGAGCAGACGCGCGCGAGACTCGACGCGGCCTGAGCCGTTCGCGCACCGGTTCGGCGGGCGCACGGTCATCGCGACTCCGCCGCCGGGGCGCGCGCCATCACGTGGCTCGCGTGCGTGGCGCACGGGCGTCCCCCGGCGAAGTCGCTCGCGGGCAACGCCCACACGTGGTAGCGCTCACGCGCGCCGTGCGGGTTCGTTGCCGGCGGCTCGATCGCGGAGGTCCTGGCATCGGCCGGGGGCGGCCCCAGCAGGTTGCACGGGACGACGTTTCCCCCGAGGTAGAAGCGCAGCGCCCCGTCGAGATCGCCGCACGTGCACAGCCGGTCCCCCGGGCGGAGGTGGGCGAGCACGCGATCGGCGAAGGGTCGTGTCGAAAGCCTGCTCGCCACCGGATACGTGCCGAACGCGGTCAGGCCGACGGTGGCGCCGAACGCCGTCGCGCCGAGCGCGACCAGCCGTGCCGTTCGACCGACGTTCGGCAGCGCCACGACCGCGAGCGCGCCGGCGACGATCGCGAGCGTCACGGCGACGGCGCCGCGATCCGCGTGGACGGCGTCCAGCGCGGCCGGCAGGCGGGCCCGATCGGTCCCGGCCACGAGCACATCGAGGATCGGCCGGAGCGACGCGATGCGATCGAAGCCGACGAGCAGCGCGCCGGCGAGGACGGTGAAGCTCGTCGCCAGGAGGACCACGCGTGCCGGCGTGCCGGGCGGGCGCTCGGTCGAAGCGGCGAGCGCGCTGCCGGTCAAGATCGCGAGCGGCGGGAAGATGGGCAGCAAGTAGGTGGATCGCTTGCCGGCGGCGAGCGAGTAGAAGCCGAAGATCGACACGATCCAGACGAGCAGGAAGGCGTCGTCCCCCTCCCGGCGATGCCACAGGCGCTGGGCCGCCGTCGGGAGCGCCAGCGTCCAGGGCAGGAACGCGACGGCGAGCGCGGGGAAGTAGTAGAGCGCGGGGTGCCGGTGGGCCACCGAGCCCCAGCCGACGAAGCGCTGTACGTTCTCGTGGACGAAATGACGGCTGACGAATGCAGAGCCGCCACGCGTCCAGGCCAGCGCGTACCACCCCGCTCCCACGATCAGCATCCCGCAGGCGCCGGGGACGTCGACGAGGCGCCGCAGCGAGCGCAGGTCGCGTCGCCGGAACGCGTCGGCGACGAGGACCAGGATCGGAAGCGCCAGGCCGACCGGACCCTTGGTCAGTACCGCTGCGCCCGAGGCGAGATAGCCGACGCGCACCGTCCGCCGTCTGGCTGGCTCGGCGACGCCGACGTGCCACGCCCAGATCGCGACGATGACGAAGAAGGTGAGCGTCATGTCGACGCGGCTCTGAGTCGCCGCACGCATCCATTCGAAGGACGATCCGAGGACGACCGCGGCGATGCACCCGGCGGCGACACCGTAGGCGTGGGCCGCCACGAGCGTCGTGAGCGCGACGGCGAGCGCGCCCAGAACGACGCTCGGCAGCCGCACCGCGAATTCGTTCGCCCGCCCGGCGAACGCGATCGCGACGGCGGCGAGCCAGTGAAAGAGGGGAGGCTTCGACGGGAGGTGCTGCGCGTCCGGCCGCGGCAGGACGATGTCGTCGCCGCGCAGCGCGCCCTGCACCACCAGGGCCTCGCGGGGCTCTCCCTTGTCGTAGAAGGGAAGGGAGGAGGCGACGGTCGCATACACCACGATGCTCAAAGCGAACGCCGCGATCGCGGCCCACGTCGAAGCGTCGGCATCCGGTCGCATGGCGCCCAAGCTGCCAGGGTCGTCCTGACGGGTGGATGAAGTTCGGACCGAGGGCACACTGGGTCGAGCAAGGCCCGGGCCGGACGACGGCCGTGCATCGCCGGTGGCCCGCGGTCATCCGCTCGGCGCCTCGGCGGGAAGCGTATGAAGCGCGCAGGAACTTGCAGAGCTGCCAGCGATGCGGTTGAGGGGGGCACGATGCTCCCCTTGGTGCCCCACCCCTCGACGCCCGAACGGGCGTGGCGTATCGCCGCACGGGCCGAGCGGACGGCGGGTGGCGAGCTCCGGCTGCGCTACGTGCTCGAGGGTGCGCTCGGGGGCGTCCGCATTCCGCCGCCCGGCGCGCTCCGGCGCGGCACGGATCTCTGGCGGCACACGTGCTTCGAGGCCTTCATCGCCGCCGAGGGCAAGCCCGGCTACGTCGAGCTCAACTTCTCGCCGTCGCGCGAGTGGGCGGCGTACGCGTTCCATCGCTATCGCGAAGGCGGTCCGCTGACCGACAGTCGCGTGGCGCCGCAGATCGTCGTCCGGCGCGAGAGCGAACGGCTCGGCGTGGACGTACTGGTCGAGCTGGAGGACTTGTCGGTGTCGTATCGCGACGCGGCGCTGCGGGTCGGGCTCTCCGCCGTCGTCGAGAGCAACGCAGGCCGGTGCTCGTACTGGGCGCTTCGCCACCCGGCGGTGAAGCCCGACTTCCACCACGAGGACGGCTTCGCGCTCCGCCTCGAGGAGTCGCACGCGTGAGGTTCGGGATCGACCGGCTGCTCGAGGAGTCCGCGCTCCGCCGCCCGCTCGCCGGCCGTCGCGTCGGCCTGGTCGCGCATCCGGCGTCGGTCACGCGCGATCTCTTCCACTCGCTCGACGCGCTCGTCGCCGTCGGCGACGTCAAGGTGACGGCGGCCTTCGGCCCGCAGCACGGCCTGCGCGGCGACAAGCAGGACAACATGATCGAGTCGCCCGACTTCGTGGATCCCGTGCACCGGATCCCCGTCTTCAGCCTCTACGGCGAGGTCCGCCGCCCGACGGCGGCGATGCTGGACAACTGCGACGTCGTGCTGGTCGACCTGCAGGACGTGGGGACGCGCATCTACACGTTCGTCACGACGCTCCGCTACGTGCTGGAGGAAGGGGCGGCGCGGAAGAAGGCGGTGTGGGTGCTCGATCGTCCGAACCCGGTCGGGCGCCCCGTCGAGGGGCTGCGCCTGCGTCCCGGACAGGAGAGCTTCGTCGGCGCGGGCCCGCTCCCGATGCGTCACGGCCTCACCATGGGCGAGCTGGCGACATGGTTCGTGCGCGAGCTGCGCCTCGACGTCGAGCTCGCCGTCGTCGAGATGGAGGGATGGCGGCCGTCTGAGACGCCCGGCTACGGCTGGCCGCTCGGCGAGCGATCATGGGTGAATCCGAGCCCGAACATCCCGAGCCCGTGGACGACGCGGCCGTTCCCGGGAACGGTCCTGCTCGAAGGCACGACGCTGTCGGAGGGCCGAGGGACGACGCGCCCGCTCGAGGTGCTGGGCGCGCCGGATCTGGATGCGCGCGCGCTCGTCGCGACCATGACGTCGCTCGCACCACAGTGGCTGCGCGGGTGCCGGCTGCGCCCGTGCTGGTTCGAGCCGACCTTCCACAAGCACGTCGGGAAGCTCTGCGCCGGCGTCCAGATCCACGTCGACGATCCGGCGTACGACCACGAAGCGTTCCGCCCGTGGCGCCTGATGGCCGTCGCCTTCAAGGCGCTTCGGACGCTGCGGCGGGACTATCCGCTCTGGCGCGACTTCGTCTACGAGTACGAGCCCGGGCGGAACCCGATCGACGTGCTGAACGGGGGCCCGCTGCTGCGCGAGTGGGTGGACGATCCGGCGGCGAGCGTGGGAGATCTGGAGGCGATGGCGCTCGCGGACGAGACCGCGTGGCGCGCGGAGCGGGGCGGGGTGGAGCTGTACTGACCCACGAGCGAACGGTGGACGGGCGTCGTTGCAACAAGATGGTACTCGTGATGGGAGGTCGCGCGTGACGCAGCGAAAGCCTCCGGGCACGAGCTGGGAATCGTGGGCGGAGAGTCAGATCCGCGAAGCCATGGAGCGCGGCGAGTTCGACAAGCTGGCCGGTGCCGGCAAGCCGCTGCCGAACATCGACGGTCCTCCGGACGACATGTGGTGGGTGCGCGAGAAGCTTCGTCGCGAGAACGTCTCGTACCTGCCGCCGACCCTCGCGATCCGCAAGGAGCTCGAGGACGCCCTCGAGCGCGTCGCGCGGGCGGAATCGGAGGCCGAGGTTCGCGGCATCGTCGCGGCCATCAACGAGCGCATCGTGCGAATCAACTCGCGAGCGACGCCCGGGCCGGCGTCGAGCGTCATGCCGCTCGACGTCGAGGCGGTCGTCGGCAAATGGCGAACGGCCCGTGGGCGCTGATCGGGGCAGGTAGGCATTTCGCGATTCCACGCCGTCGCGGCGGGTCCCGGCGCGTTTGACACGGATCGCCCAAATCGTAACAGCGTCCCGTAACGCTGTCCTGAAAGCCAAAGGAGGCCCACGATGCCGGCCCTCGTCGGATACCAGCTCGAAGATGTCGTCGCCACCATCACGATGGACGACGGCAAGGTGAACGCGCTCTCGCTCCGGATGTTCACGGAGCTGAACGCCGCCCTCGACCGCGCCGAAGCCGATCGAGCGGTTGTGCTCCTCTGCGGCAGGGAAGGCGTCTTCTCCGCCGGTTTCGATCTGT carries:
- the nuoL gene encoding NADH-quinone oxidoreductase subunit L, whose amino-acid sequence is MSESHVAQAPYVALIPLLPLAGAIVLGFFGERMQARLGKQAIGTLAVATVTASFVLSLVAFLQLVGMEEHAREGGLLVTLLPWIHVGTLHVDLAFQVDPLSSAMILVVTGIGALIHLYATAYMHEDPAFWRFFAYMNLFIFAMLTLVLGDSLLLMFVGWEGVGFCSWALIGFWHQELPNTTAANKAFIFNRIGDFGFVLGIFLIFWSLDAHGHATLVFRQMREHAHLLDGMQLWGWPVVTLITLFLFVGATGKSAQIPLYVWLPDAMAGPTPVSALIHAATMVTAGLYMIARMNFLFSMSPATLHVVAIIGAATAVVAATIAITQNDIKKVLAYSTVSQLGYMFLAMGVGDYVAGMSHVITHAFFKACLFLGSGSVIHAMHHEQDMRKMGGLRPYMPRTFWTFLVATLAIAGVPGLAGFWSKDEILWMAYASPLGGTALWLTGVGVAALTACYMFRQVYMTFFGEPRWAGHDAGHGHGVAHAAHDGHGHGGGHATPHESPWQMTVPLVVLAIGAVASGLICLPHWMPFSGLLDHWLEPVVKMPEEIAHWKHEAYSLTVEWAVMAVSVIGAFAGIALATLVFKTGTIPPERFSNLAGGWLYRGSLDKWWVDELYEATVLRATLVLTRVLAWFDATIIDGIVNGAAALVRVVSRVEGLFDNYVVDGAVNGVANGTFAIGRRVRLIQSGAISAYLFVVVAGVLGGVLAYYYLAFAGTP
- a CDS encoding NADH-quinone oxidoreductase subunit M; translated protein: MEHLLSGMVFFPLVGAAIVLCLPSKQVGLIRGTATAFTIPGLLGAFSLFQRFNPEGGFQFIERAAWIPAYNIEYFVGVDGISVTMVLLTALLSTLCMVASFGIEKAPKGYFALFLLLETGMIGTFVALDFFLFYVFWEVMLLPMYFLIGIWGGPRREYAAIKFFLYTLLGSVLMLVALLYLYFTPTPHSFDMTKLGVLVADKIPLKVQMVLWLALFIGFAIKIPAFPFHTWLPDAHVEAPTAISVILAGVLLKMGTYGILRINYGILPAATLAPMSDLVPGLGGLSVAFVVLAALGTFNIIYGALCAMAQQDLKKLVAYSSISHMGYVMLGMAAFTDQGINGAVLQMFNHGTITAMLFLLVGVIYDRAHHRDINGFGGLASIMPRYTFVTGFAFFAAMGIPGLSAFISEVLVLLGAWKVYPLLTVIAASAVVLTAGYMLWALQRMYLGAPNPKYADKGWEINGREIFTLVPLAIIVLVLGIYPKIILDMQDPALRQLNTHVTSASQPAARAMRVASVGE
- a CDS encoding NADH-quinone oxidoreductase subunit N codes for the protein MDSTQSLAWFVPELILSGTVLVLIFFDLIAVQRDERASGVGIVALAGAIAAVVTSLALWGAAPTWLFGRMIVLDPFAVFFKVLLGLSLVAAILMSLGSREVAGRANEGEYYTLLVSSGLGMLLMASAGNLLMAYLSLEFVSLTSYVLTGFLRHNRRSGEAALKYLIYGGVASGAMIYGMSWIFGLTGSMDYGVIAQRVVALDAQSQGALFVALLLVLAGFGYKISAVPFHMWAPDVYTGAPIPVTAFLAVGSKAAGFAILLRFFNFGIGDAAESVVPGGVAFLSLFMAICFLTMTLGNLAALPQQNVKRLLAYSSIAHAGYALLGVVVFREEGVRAALVYLAVYYLMNLGAFWVVMLVANQTGREDVESYHGLAWRGGAAPAVALTVFLASLAGLPPLAGFIGKFYVFAAGIRGGAVALVVAGALNSVVSLYYYFRIVKAMFFEEPTVDEATLQFPPFGVGALVALATLTIVLGVYFGPLYDVAGTAMHVFRG
- the rsmI gene encoding 16S rRNA (cytidine(1402)-2'-O)-methyltransferase: MAGGVLYVVATPIGNLEDVTLRALRVLREVDVVAAEDTRRTRVLLQHHGIAKPLVAYHDAVERTRAPGLVERLRRGESVALVSDAGTPGIADPGYHLVRQALVAGVRVVPIPGPSAVAAITSVAGLPVDRFAFEGFLPNRSAARRRRLGELAREARALVFLEAPTRVVAMLDDALGALGDREAVVGRELTKLHEEILRGRLSDVRAALAGRAKVLGELVIVVTGAPDAAAGGTPLDLDAQIRRLRAEGLGVRDVAARLAAETGRPRRQIYQRALELQRGGAA
- a CDS encoding phosphatase PAP2 family protein, whose translation is MPGPRHVVLGISALLGFGVQTLLLDGRLEWLDAYVGSAARSLQTSEAARALVAVTHAAPFVGAALVVAGIVLALRRGEDAWRIAAILVQLAVGLVLAWALKAVFHRVRPAALPWNVVGDSFPSGHVMNAALCFGTAWRLAPPRDPHGSVGPLRAALAVGGCVYVLAVAVTRVVLARHWLTDVTASLLLGTAWVALAPAPRPAVTRRLLLATPAILMAICVSAATGSRIALPSPSRLDGAKPDGLPQNHDSLFAVEIDDDGLIPPTAGATEYTLLAPTLGKQWVEVRNGRSAVLKLVARTHLDGVAMAANRLELLIDGTPVGVQPLRADWRTLAFALPTLEPGTHQFELLPRAPTFALGRPTQAAPPRWSSSAR
- a CDS encoding phosphotransferase family protein, whose amino-acid sequence is MAIVVTRDFDKTREQLTGWLARRLPAGSRPALSALEIPQGAGHSNETLLFEATWTENGAERSQRFVARVKPSGRAVFPEYDMRLQFDCMDALRKRTRIPVPHCVWFEEDASVVGQPFYVMERVDGVVPSDNPPFAVMGWLAEASPEDQAKLWRRSLEVLADLHALDWRAIGLGFLDRPQYGTTGFEQQLGYYADYLPWAKAGVSHPLLDDTFAWLQANKPRDLGPVVLNWGDARISNMMYRDFTPVAVLDWEMACTGPAEVDLAWFWYISYFLTEGLGIQNLPGFPDRAGHAAIYESITKRPVRNLDYFEVWAAFRFGVVMVAIDEMMRVHGVDLGAASPSGLALGALEQTRARLDAA